The nucleotide window ATAAACTCGCCTACTAAAGGAACTGTTCCGTTCGTATTTTTAAAGATTGGATTGATATTCTCATACTGTACAACCACACCTCCTAATAACAACTGTGGTATAAGTAAAATCGGAATCAAGATATAAACTGTTACTACCGATTTAAATGCACTTGAGACATTAAGACCTATCATGTTGGCAACACAGGCTGTCGAAAACAACATCAAGAAATACTCTAAATACAAGCCTTGGATTCCCATAATTGTATTACCAATCAATACAAAAACCAAAATTTGTATCGCTGACATCCCTGATAAAATGGCTACTTTAGAATATAGGTATGCTTGATTACTCAACGAAAGATAAACTTCCCGTTTCCGTATCTTTCTATCTTTAATGAGTTCTTCGGCACTTATCATAAGACCTAAGAAAAGAGCAACAATAACCGCCATAAAAATATAAGATGGCATATTCATGTTCTCTCTAAAAATATATTCCGCCCTTCTTTTCAACTCATCGAAATGATAGAAATACACGATCAAAGACAACATCAAAGCCAAGAATGGTGCTTGAATCAAGTTCACCATCATATATTGCTTATTGTTGAACTTTGTATTTAAGTCTCTTAGAACAAAGATTTTAAACTGTTTCAGTTTTGAAGGGATCTCCAGTACATTCTTCGGTTTTGTAGTGACCGTTTCTATCACTGGAATATCAATACTCTCTTTATATTTCTCGGACCAGAATTCTGGCTTCCATTTTCTTTTTCTTGTACGACGACCATATTCGTCTAATACTTTCGATTCGATGATCTCAAAGACCTGTTCTGAATCAACATTACCACATTTCTGACATTCACTTTCAGTATCGGCGTAATTGGCCTCACCTTTAAAATAAGAGACTGCAGTAATAGGGTTACCATAATACACCGGATAACCACCAACATCCAAGACCAATAACTTATCAAACATTTTATAGATGTCGGATGAGGGCTGATGAATTACGACAAAGATTAACTTTCCACTATAGGTCAGTTGTCTCAATAAGTCAATTACATTTTCAGAGTCTTGTGATGATAAACCAGATGTCGGCTCATCAACAAATAGAATAGACGGCTCTCTAAGTAATTCGAGGCCTATATTCAAACGCTTCCTCTGTCCTCCACTAATGGTTTTTTCTAGTGGATTCCCCACTTTAAGATCCTTTACACTATACAAACCGAGATTTTCAATGGTTCGCATAATGATCTTATCTACTTCCTCAGGAGTTGATTTTGCAAAACTAAGTTTAGCTGCAAAGTAAAGGTTTTCATAAACGGTCAATTCCTCAATCAACAAATCATCTTGAGGGACATAACCTATAACACCTTTTACTTGCTCAGGTTTTTTATGGATATCAATGCCATTAATTAATACTTCACCATTCTTTGGTTTATTTGTACCATTAAGAACATTTAAAAGAGTTGATTTTCCGGAACCACTAGCTCCCATCAACGCTACCATATTTCCCCCTTCTTCATTAATATTAATATCATGAAGACCTTGTTTCTTCCCGAAGAAGTAATCTATATTTTTTGCTTCAAATGAGATAGGATCACCAGTTTCACTGCCAACAAAAACAGCTGAAATTTCAGAGTGATACAAATTGGCACCCAATTGACCATTGATTCGAATTACACCACCAACATCAAGAGGATAACATCTATCGAGTTCCATTCTTTCCCCATTCAGTACATAAGCATGAGTCTCTTTTGTGGTTTTCACAAAGTACATTCTAGCCAATGGCATATAAAGTACAGAAAGAGGAATTTTGATATTTGCTTTATATAGGTGTCTTTTC belongs to Flammeovirga agarivorans and includes:
- a CDS encoding ATP-binding cassette domain-containing protein, yielding MNEKVLKSLTQLFAIMACADGSIDEALEILEEYLKYTLHESNINKYVEIFERQARINTDDAMLREIAHDAAAELTLRQRIVTVIELLELAYVNDVFSEEEQRIMRIICDAFNIEFDRLNRMQQFLTTNDITELAQIKNCLTISNSKEGYGGKRHLYKANIKIPLSVLYMPLARMYFVKTTKETHAYVLNGERMELDRCYPLDVGGVIRINGQLGANLYHSEISAVFVGSETGDPISFEAKNIDYFFGKKQGLHDININEEGGNMVALMGASGSGKSTLLNVLNGTNKPKNGEVLINGIDIHKKPEQVKGVIGYVPQDDLLIEELTVYENLYFAAKLSFAKSTPEEVDKIIMRTIENLGLYSVKDLKVGNPLEKTISGGQRKRLNIGLELLREPSILFVDEPTSGLSSQDSENVIDLLRQLTYSGKLIFVVIHQPSSDIYKMFDKLLVLDVGGYPVYYGNPITAVSYFKGEANYADTESECQKCGNVDSEQVFEIIESKVLDEYGRRTRKRKWKPEFWSEKYKESIDIPVIETVTTKPKNVLEIPSKLKQFKIFVLRDLNTKFNNKQYMMVNLIQAPFLALMLSLIVYFYHFDELKRRAEYIFRENMNMPSYIFMAVIVALFLGLMISAEELIKDRKIRKREVYLSLSNQAYLYSKVAILSGMSAIQILVFVLIGNTIMGIQGLYLEYFLMLFSTACVANMIGLNVSSAFKSVVTVYILIPILLIPQLLLGGVVVQYENINPIFKNTNGTVPLVGEFMASRWAFEGLMVEQFSGNRYERNFFELDTEIYKADYLRTYYYPTLISKLEEVKIYLNDPDDIKVSTETYIDNVELIRNEVLNTVDWGELEMEPIVLNSNTEKFSKAIVSQLYSTFKDARQHYNMVYIYWKKRKEAKIQELLKTYGKEKYLHYKDVYTNDRISEFVTNILTEKRIVEYGHKLIQQIYPIYNYPTENENFLDFRTHFFAPKKYFMGGFYNTFWFNIVVLWGMFALLFLALYYRLLARFIYWVEIKFADKDNIRA